In Alkalimarinus alittae, the DNA window CTAATCAGACCGAATTCGCTGAAAATAGTACGTAGGCCTTTTACTTTGCTGCCGTAACGACCATCGATAGGGGATACTGCGGTAAGGGAAGAAAGCTCCATCAAAAAACTCGCTTAATAAAGTGGTTATGAATTGGGGGGGTAATGATACTATAAGTAGCGTACTTAAGACCATAAATTAGCTGTTTAAGGCAACAAAATGGCCTTTAAAGCTAACAGAAAGTATTCGGCTTTGTCGGGGTGAATCTCGGTTGCGAACAAGGTATCTACCATCCTTGATTCCAGTCATGCCTCCTTTCATCACGGTTACAAAACCGAGTTGAATCTATTAATCCGTTGAGCTTTCGCTCAGCAATTGCTTGACTGAGGCTTCAATCGATTTTCTTTTAAGAAGCAAATTCCACCTCCGCCCACCCGTTTGTCGCCATAGAATCGCTGCGCGTATCCCAGTAAGAAGGGTTGCTCTTATTAATGCGGCATTGTGGGATATTTTTAAATACTCGGGTTTGCCCGTAACTTGAACGCGAAGATTAAAGGTGCTGATGGTGTCCATGTACAAAGACGCGAGGTTGTGGATTACATTTTCATGAAGTAATGAAAAGTGATCGGCTTGGCCGCTCGCTTGATGGATTCGTGTGCTGATGATGTTGAGCATTTCTGGCTTTTTTCGAAGCTTGCTCTCTAAATGAATTAAGCTAAGCGAGTAGCGAATGATTTCGATATTCTTTTGGCCGGGGTCTTTAAGTAAAACTTGCTGTAAGGTTTCTAGCCCCAATCGAATCCCTTCGACACCGCCATAAACAGATTCGGTTGTTTCAGGGTTGGTGACAAACAAACTGTTGATTGATGCTTCTAATATAGGCTTATCATACCGAGATGTTTGAGCTATTTGATGAACTAGCGCTGCAGCTTGAAAAACGCCGGCAAGGGCTATGGCTTGTTCGTCAATTGTATGAATCAAAATAAACCTCTTAGGTATAATGCTAATAAATCAATAGGATACAAATCTTTTATAAGGTGGATTCTATTATGCTTCCACCTAAACATTTATCATCAAGATAGAGTACGAGTGACTGTCCTGGGGTAATTGCGCGTTGTGGTTGCTCAAATGTAACCGTGATCTCACCTTCGCTTGTTTGATTTACTTCGCAAGCCTGATCTGGCTGACGGTAACGGGTTTTGGCCATGCACTTTAGAGGATACTCAGG includes these proteins:
- the hflD gene encoding high frequency lysogenization protein HflD: MIHTIDEQAIALAGVFQAAALVHQIAQTSRYDKPILEASINSLFVTNPETTESVYGGVEGIRLGLETLQQVLLKDPGQKNIEIIRYSLSLIHLESKLRKKPEMLNIISTRIHQASGQADHFSLLHENVIHNLASLYMDTISTFNLRVQVTGKPEYLKISHNAALIRATLLTGIRAAILWRQTGGRRWNLLLKRKSIEASVKQLLSESSTD